One genomic window of Haliotis asinina isolate JCU_RB_2024 chromosome 4, JCU_Hal_asi_v2, whole genome shotgun sequence includes the following:
- the LOC137282220 gene encoding serine/threonine-protein phosphatase 6 regulatory ankyrin repeat subunit A-like, protein MMLCTRMTPQISSTDTNIHKHCKQGSIESVRYLLSEGLADVNTRGKNGRTPIMVAACDGNRSLLQLLLRKGADLLHVDDNGNNILHAACLGGDLEMVRFVLKLAFVDINSSGTNGRTPVMLAARKGYKKIFDLLVNTGCDLSQVSGDGDNILHHACLGGYLDIVKYILQEQIVDINSRGKYGRTPVMKAAWGGHKRVLNLLVDKGGDISMLDNESDNIIHVACIRGNVAMVKNILAKHIFGINSRGRKGRTPLMVAAQYGKKELFNLLLCEGANMFHTDDDGNNILHVSCIGGHLHMVVYVLSGFIFDINSRGKSGRTPAMLAAQEGHKHVFNLIVSRNCNLQLGDSCGNNFIHIACIGGSVEMVNYLLRDNTAAIESRGRDGRTPIMSAAAHGQTDVVKLLMSKGSDVTLLDDYGESILHIACSGGRVDMLTFILSLGHFDINSRGRFGRTPVMVAAERGHRQVLDFLVSEGGDVSFRDTEDDSILHVACVGGDVEMVKHLLQMNVFNINSRGKYGRTPVMLAAEFGHIELFYFLVCRGGDLMLVDDNGDSILHVACGGNVKMVKCLLSLDIIPINSRGCRGNTPIMASASRGHKAVFEMFVKNQADLSLVNEDGNNVLHIACIHGSASIVNLLLLKHAVDINGRGKYGRTPVMLAAEFGHSNVFELLVQHGADVRLRDDDGNNILHISCSGDNVTIINLVLVNHMADINSRGHNGRTSLMWAVERGQMGVFNFLVRKGADVTLVDDDGDNVLHVASVVGDADMVKHIISKNVVDINATNHQGLTAEMIAKQESHTSVMSVFSSAAKGRKSTVR, encoded by the coding sequence ATGATGTTGTGCACTCGCATGACCCCACAGATCTCCTCCACTGACACCAACATCCATAAACACTGCAAACAGGGAAGTATAGAAAGTGTGCGATACCTCTTATCTGAGGGTTTAGCTGATGTCAATACAAGAGGGAAGAACGGGAGAACGCCAATCATGGTTGCCGCCTGTGACGGAAACAGATCACTGTTACAGTTGTTGTTGAGGAAAGGAGCTGATCTGCTTCACGTGGATGATAATGGCAACAACATACTTCATGCTGCCTGTCTTGGGGGTGACTTAGAAATGGTCAGGTTTGTTCTGAAACTTGCCTTTGTTGACATCAACAGCAGTGGAACAAACGGGAGAACTCCAGTAATGTTGGCGGCACGGAAAGGGTATAAGAAAATCTTTGACCTACTTGTCAACACAGGATGTGACCTGTCACAAGTGAGCGGTGATGGAGACAACATTCTTCACCATGCCTGTTTGGGAGGTTATTTGGATATTGTGAAGTATATCCTACAAGAACAAATTGTGGACATAAACAGTCGGGGAAAGTATGGCAGAACGCCGGTGATGAAGGCAGCATGGGGTGGCCATAAGAGGGTATTAAATCTCCTTGTGGACAAAGGTGGTGATATATCCATGTTGGATAATGAAAGCGATAACATCATCCATGTTGCCTGTATAAGAGGTAACGTAGCGATGGTGAAGAACATTCTCGCAAAACACATATTTGGTATCAACAGCCGGGGACGAAAGGGAAGGACGCCACTGATGGTGGCTGCACAATATGGCAAAAAGGAACTCTTCAACCTTCTCCTATGTGAAGGCGCCAATATGTTTCACACAGATGATGATGGAAACAATATTCTGCATGTGTCCTGCATCGGAGGCCACCTGCACATGGTGGTATACGTACTGTCAGGGTTTATATTTGACATTAACAGTAGAGGCAAATCCGGACGTACACCAGCAATGTTAGCTGCTCAGGAGGGACATAAACATGTGTTTAACTTGATTGTCAGTAGAAACTGTAATCTGCAGCTTGGTGATTCATGTGGTAACAATTTCATACATATCGCCTGTATTGGGGGCAGTGTGGAGATGGTGAATTATCTCCTCCGTGACAACACTGCTGCCATCGAGAGCAGAGGCAGAGATGGGCGCACTCCCATTATGTCTGCAGCAGCGCATGGTCAGACGGACGTGGTCAAGCTACTGATGAGTAAAGGAAGCGACGTGACGCTCCTAGATGACTATGGTGAGAGCATCCTCCACATCGCCTGTAGTGGTGGGAGGGTGGACATGCTGACGTTCATCCTCTCCCTGGGACATTTTGACATCAACAGTCGAGGCAGGTTTGGCAGGACGCCTGTCATGGTAGCAGCAGAAAGAGGGCATCGACAGGTGCTGGACTTTCTTGTGTCTGAAGGAGGGGATGTGTCATTTAGAGATACTGAAGATGACAGCATTCTTCATGTGGCCTGCGTCGGTGGAGACGTAGAAATGGTGAAACACTTACTGCAGATGAACGtgttcaacatcaacagcaggGGAAAGTACGGGAGAACGCCTGTGATGTTGGCAGCAGAGTTTGGTCATATAGAACTGTTCTACTTCCTTGTGTGTAGAGGAGGAGACCTGATGCTGGTGGATGACAATGGGGACAGCATCCTGCACGTTGCTTGTGGAGGAAACGTGAAGATGGTTAAATGTCTTCTCTCACTCGATATCATTCCCATCAACAGCAGAGGTTGCCGTGGTAACACCCCGATCATGGCATCAGCCAGCAGAGGACACAAGGCAGTGTTCGAGATGTTCGTGAAGAACCAAGCAGATCTGTCCCTCGTGAATGAAGACGGCAACAACGTCCTACATATAGCATGTATTCACGGAAGTGCCAGCATAGTGAACCTCCTCCTCCTGAAACATGCTGTTGACATTAACGGAAGAGGGAAGTACGGGAGGACTCCGGTGATGTTGGCAGCCGAATTTGGACACAGTAACGTGTTTGAACTTCTTGTACAACATGGCGCAGATGTAAGACTTAGAGATGATGACGGGAACAACATCCTCCACATCTCGTGCAGCGGTGACAATGTGACGATCATAAACCTTGTGTTGGTGAATCACATGgctgacatcaacagtagaggacaCAATGGAAGAACCTCCCTCATGTGGGCAGTAGAGAGGGGACAGATGGGCGTCTTTAACTTCTTGGTAAGGAAAGGAGCTGATGTAACTCTAGTGGATGATGATGGCGACAACGTTCTCCATGTTGCCAGCGTCGTCGGTGACGCCGATATGGTGAAACACATCATCTCCAAGAATGTGGTGGACATCAACGCCACAAACCATCAGGGGCTAACAGCGGAAATGATAGCGAAACAGGAAAGCCACACATCGGTGATGAGCGTGTTCAGTAGTGCTGCCAAGGGACGCAAGTCAACTGTCCGGTGA